In Bacillota bacterium, the DNA window TCCCCATAAATAGTTGAATGAAATCCGTTTGTGCCCACCGCGCAGCTGCTTGCGCCTTCTTTCCTGACAAGTGCGCAGAATCGCACAGCCAATCACAAACGGCGACATACCTTGATCATAAGCTTGATAGAGCTTGTCCCTTTGACTCGAAGTCAAAAGGCCGATCTGCATCTGATAAAGCTGAATCACATCATGCATATCAGGATGCTCCACAATAACAACCTCCTAAAATAGGTGCGTATTCCTGTTTCCATAGGGTTTGCGGGCGAATATGCTGTTACCAAGGAGGAATCGCAAATGATTCAACAACCAGACCAATTTCAAAGCCGAGTCTATGTGCGTTTACCTTTCAGCGACATATACCTGCAGAGTGATGCCGCCGCCAAGAAAATCCGAGCAGAATTAAAACAGCACATTAAAAACCCACTGCTCACGAAACAGATCAACCCATCC includes these proteins:
- a CDS encoding DnaD domain protein — protein: MEHPDMHDVIQLYQMQIGLLTSSQRDKLYQAYDQGMSPFVIGCAILRTCQERRRKQLRGGHKRISFNYLWGIIENWLEIGITDETAFRAWWQGQQKYRAVENGGKNAQAETKRQVFGRDYQYEQRELSAEGFFAFLDD